The Syntrophorhabdales bacterium region GGGACCCGCCGGCGCCAGAAGCACGTGGCGTGAAAGGTTCAAGGCACTGCCTGACATCATCGATATCCTCATACTCTTTGCAATCATCATGTACGCGCTTTTTACCGGCGTTGTCACCGCAACCGAAGCGGCCGCGGCGAGCTGTGCTCTGGGCCTCATCATATGCCTCGTGCGACGGAAGCTGACGTGGAATCATTTCATCCTCTCAATCGTCGATACCTTACGTATCTCCTGTCTCGTGTTCATGATAGTGGCAGGCGCTGTTATATTTGGACGCTTTCTAACCGTGACACGTCTTCCTTTCGAGGCAGCAGACTGGATCAGCGGCCTTGCCCTTCCGAACTGGATCCTTCTCTGGGTGGTCCTGTTCTGCTACATCATTGGAGGATGCGTAATGGACGCGCTTGCGTTCCTGCTTGTGTCGCTTCCGATCTTTTATCCTATTGTCACGCATATGGGCTATGACCCCGTCTGGTTCGGCCAGGTGATTACGATCGTCACCACCATGGGCTCTATCATGCCGCCGATCGGTATATGCTGCTATGTCGTCGCGGGCATGGCCAAAGATATTCCGCTGGGCACGGTTTTTAGAGGCGGCCTCTATTACATACCGTCGTATCTACTGTCAATCATATGTTTGATGGTTTCACCGTATTGGACTGTTCTGTGTTTGTCTAACCTCGTCAGATAGGGGGCGATGAGTTAAAGGTCCATCTGCTTTGTCGCCTGTCACCGCGTCTGTCCTCGACGTACCGCAAGGTACGCCTGCGTCCGCCACGGCTCGGAGCCGCCCTTCGGGGCTGGTAATTGCATTACGTAAAATCTGCTAACGATGTGCTTCAGTAGAAAACTTGGCCTCAGACCAATCTTGCACTGACCGTTCTCGTGAGGTCAGGACTCAGCGCGCGGTACGGTCACCGTGACAAAAACGGCACCAGACTTGCATAATCGTTGGGCGACGGTATGAAAGGGGTAATGCAGATAGCCGTTGATAGGCTGATCGAAACATCCGAACCGATGAGGCAGATATGGCTCGACTTCTACGGTGAGTGGTCTAACGACAAGAAAGGGCTGCCCTATCTTGTTCTGATGACCTCGTTTGCAGGATACATGGTAAATCTATACCTCGGTAAGCACTTGGACGTTCTGCAAAGGATACTGGATGCTATAGAGGAACTGTACTGCAATGAAGGCGCCGAGGTTGACACGCTTCTCACAGCCGGTTTGTTGGAAGACATCCAGCTATTCCTCAAAGATGAAAACGTTCCCCTCAGCAGCTTCATGGCCCTGCTGGGGGACAGATCTAAAGGGCGTTGGGAGGCCGCAAGAGCCTATCTTGAGGAAGGAAAGCCCGTAACATACGAATCGGCATGACTGATATTCCAGCCGGGCACGAGCTTGACAAAAAATACGCCGGGGCTCATACTTTCACGCAATTTACCGCATGCAAGGCAGAGTGAGCGAGTCAGGGATAGCGCGGGCGTAGCGCTAAAGGGGAGGGAACCATGGGAGCAAGGAGAAGGGTTGGTATCCTTACGGGTGGAGGCGACGTCCCAGGCCTGAACGTAGCAATAAAGGCCGTTGTCACTCAGGCGCCCCAGCATGATATCGACATCGTAGGCATCAGGACCGGATGGCAGGGCCTGTTATGCGTCAATCCTGACGATCCAATTACAGCAAAAAGGTACACCTATCCTCTAACCACTGAGACCGTGAGGACCATCGATCGGACGGGTGGAACATTTCTGCACACCTCCCGGACCAACCCAAGCAGCGTGACGCAAGACGAAGTGCCGGAGTTTGTCCGCGCGGAAGATCGCTCACCGACGGATAAAGGCAAGATTGATTGCACCCGTCATGTACTGAGAGTCATTGAATCCCTTAAACTGGATGCCATTATACCTATCGGCGGCGATGACACGCTCAGCTTCGCCTGCCACCTGCACAAACAGGGTATGCAGATTGTGGCTATCCCCAAGACCATGGACAATGATGTCTTCGGCACAGATTTTTGCATAGGTTTCTCGACAGCCGTTACCCGTTCGGTTGACACGATTCATGCGCTGCGCACAACCATGGGCTCACACGAGCGCATAGGCGTCGTCGAACTTTTCGGACGCAATTCAGGCGAGACCTCCCTTTTTGCCGCATATCTTGCTGACGTGGACCGCGCGGTCATTTCTGAGGTGCCCTTCGACCTGGACCGCCTCTGCAAATTTCTCGTCGAGGACCGCCAAAGGAATCCTTCGAATTACGCAGTGCTGACCATATCGGAAGGTGCTTATCCGGTGGGCGGCATGATCATCGAGACCGGGAAGGAAGATGCGTATGGTCACAAGAAGCTCGGCGGCATTGGTTCGATAGTGGCCGACGAGATCAAAAAAAGAACCGGTGTAAATATAATCTACCAGCAGCTCGCCTACATCATGCGTTCAGGAGCACCCGACTCCCTCGACCGCATGGTAGCTGTTTCGTACGGCAATTTGGCTCTGGACCAGGTGGCCACCGGCCACATGGGTCGCAT contains the following coding sequences:
- a CDS encoding TRAP transporter large permease, translating into MQGPIVGVYGIVIMFAVLFLFRIPAGFTMAIVGFLGFAYVTSFQAALGMIGTDMWNIFSNYGLTVIPMFILVGEFVHYAGYNDGLYFATYKWFGHYKGGLAITTIMACAAFSAISGSNTATAATMSQVAIPAMRKYNYHPQLNAGSVAAGATLGVLIPPSIVLVVYGLYTGQSIGKLFFGNVIPSAILTVLIAATVGYICWRHPDWGPAGARSTWRERFKALPDIIDILILFAIIMYALFTGVVTATEAAAASCALGLIICLVRRKLTWNHFILSIVDTLRISCLVFMIVAGAVIFGRFLTVTRLPFEAADWISGLALPNWILLWVVLFCYIIGGCVMDALAFLLVSLPIFYPIVTHMGYDPVWFGQVITIVTTMGSIMPPIGICCYVVAGMAKDIPLGTVFRGGLYYIPSYLLSIICLMVSPYWTVLCLSNLVR
- a CDS encoding ATP-dependent 6-phosphofructokinase; translation: MGARRRVGILTGGGDVPGLNVAIKAVVTQAPQHDIDIVGIRTGWQGLLCVNPDDPITAKRYTYPLTTETVRTIDRTGGTFLHTSRTNPSSVTQDEVPEFVRAEDRSPTDKGKIDCTRHVLRVIESLKLDAIIPIGGDDTLSFACHLHKQGMQIVAIPKTMDNDVFGTDFCIGFSTAVTRSVDTIHALRTTMGSHERIGVVELFGRNSGETSLFAAYLADVDRAVISEVPFDLDRLCKFLVEDRQRNPSNYAVLTISEGAYPVGGMIIETGKEDAYGHKKLGGIGSIVADEIKKRTGVNIIYQQLAYIMRSGAPDSLDRMVAVSYGNLALDQVATGHMGRMVALHQGIYTTVPLELVTAAKKHVDVTALYDSQNYRPKVRNMLGKPMFLY